The following DNA comes from Fusarium fujikuroi IMI 58289 draft genome, chromosome FFUJ_chr03.
ATCACATTTCCTTTACAAGTGGAGGGCTCTCTATAGGTACCTTATATAGGAAATATTGTTCGGACACCCCTTCTTTCCGATTTAATTTTACGTAACAACTTTACAAAGCTAGCAAAATACCTTGGCTTGCTACTGACTTGCCTATGTGACTTACATTTGTGAATTATTGGTATTAGCAATAATAGAACGGCAATGCTGTACTATGCCTTAATGGCCTTATGATGTATAAGTGCATCTTCAGAGAGGGATAGGCATACAGAGTTTATACTCCCCGACAATGCTTTCATTTACCTTGTATGATACAGAGTAACGGATAGACATGTTGACATTTGCAACGCCTTAAGGAGACTATAATGAAGGCAGGTCTACAGTAAGACTTTGTCAATATAAGCTCCGAGCTCCTTCAAACCATCAACCAACACATCCGTCTCACAGACGTAGCCCATGCGAACATAACCCCTAAAGTCTGTATCACCTCCAAAACAGCGAGATCCTGCAACAAATAGGAGCTTAGCCTTGTCCAACAAATCAAGACAAAGCTTGACATCATCCACAGGGTCCCCATTCTTGTCATTAAAGCGGATGAACGCCGTCGTACCGGCCATGGGCTCTACCCATGAACAAACAGACTTGTACCGTTCCATGAATTCCTTGAGGATAGCTGCGTTTGTCCTAGCGAGGGCGATATTCCGCTGTACCAAGGTGGGCTTGACCTCGGGTGATAAGGCAAACCTGGCAATTTGATCATCGATCTGGGAGACGCTGATGGTGGTGTAGTCGCGTGCGAGCATGATGGCAGAGATGATGGATCGATCTCGGCTGGCGATCCATCCGACGCGGATGCCTGCTAGGGCATAGCCCTTGGACATTGATCCTGTTGCAATGGTCTTGTGGTACCCTAGTGTCGTCACTGGTTTGGGCACTTCAGTGTGATCGCCGCCCGATGCACCGCCGTGGAAGAGCGGTCGGTACACCTCGtcagagaagaggatgatacCTTTATCCTCTGCAACCTTGGCGATACGGTCGATAACGCTGTTTGGGATTGGTGCGCCAGTTGGGTTATTGGGATTGTTAATGATGATCATCTAACCATGTCAGTATCTAGGGTCGAACGTAAAAACAGTGAGCAGTAATCCGTACCTTGGTGTTTGGCTTGATCAGACCCGCTAGTTCATCCACATCAGGCACAAAAccattctccttcttcagcttccaaAGAGTCACTTCTGCCCCGAGACTGCGTGGAGTGTCGTAGAGCTGCTGATACGTCGGATAGACACAGATCACATGGTCACCAGGACCTATCAGCGTATACAGGGCCAAGAAATTAGCACCTATAGCGCCCTGAGTGACGATGACATCCTCAGGCGCCAACTGCACGCCCTCAGTGCTGCAGTGGACAGCGATGCGCTCGCGAAGAGTCTGAGATCCTGGGATCGCGCCATACGTGAGCTTGATGCTCGTGTCGATGGGGCTCTTGGCGGGGCCGCTGGACATGGCTACCAAGTCGTCGATGGAGACGGAGGCGGCGCATGTCTCGGCAACGTTGAGGACGCCTGGAGTGGTTTCATAGGCGTCCATCCATTGCTCTACGGCGAAGGGGGTGATGCGAACCATGATGAATGCTTAGATGACACGTGTATGTATGTTCTGGTGtgagtttgtttgtttggtcTGCTGGTCGAGTTGAAGGCTCTAGAAGGGATGTTTAAATATCCGATTCTATCGCTAGACTAGATAGTGGTCTACGCCCTTGATGTGATGGATGTCAAGATCGAGCAGGGCCCAGATGTTCGACGGATTGTCTATTGGTTAGTGGTCACTAAGTCAGCCGGCGGCGTCTGTCGAGGCCCACTCGCGTCCTCGGCATGTGCCGGGATGATCTGTAGACCCGCGTTGATGATGCCAAAGACAGGTAGCGCCGCTtactttgctttctttgGCTTAGACTGGTCCCCAGCTTTTGCAACTCAGAGTTTCTAAACATCTCCACTCTAGGGTAGTGGAGCCATCAAAGACGGACACCACTGATGATAGCTCCATTTTGTGATTTCTGCCGCGTAAAATACTGCAATAAGTCATGGTTGCCGTTCAAGAGGTAAAAGTGGAGGTGCCAGGGTGAATTATATAATCTCAATACCTTCTGAAATTTTGTGATTCTTCACTAAACAAGAATCCCATTttcaagagcttcttctttaccCACAATTTGTTTATTCACTCTGTCCTATCACtatcattcatcatgtcgGGCTTTGAAGCAGTCTATACACCCGACGCTTGTGCACCTCTCCCTCAGTTCTCCCAAGCCGTCAAATACAATGGCATGGTCTACTGCAGCGGGTCCATCGGCATTGATCCCGCAACCGACGATCTGGTCCCCGGTTCTGTCACGGACCGAGCTCGCATGGCGCTTAAGAATCTTCAGGTCGTGCTCGGAGCCGCTGGCAGTAGCCTGGACCGTGTGGTGAAGGCCAATGTCTTCTTGGCTGACATGAAGGATTTCGGGGCCTTCAACACCGCGTGGGATGAGTTTTTTCCTACTGAGCCCAAGCCTGTGAGTAGCATTACACGCATCCGTCAGCTCTATTCTTTGACTAACATTCACAACTATAGTGTCGGACTTGCGTCGCTGTCCATCAGCTGCCTTTGAACAcagatgttgagattgaggttaCAGCTGGCTATCAGTTATAATAGTGTGAATAGTACTAATCACATAGCCGAGAACTCCCCAAATCAATCATTGCCCTTCCACTAAACGTGTATTCTAATGAGAATGTCCTGAACCACAGCAGCTTCCACTCATTGCCTCCCTCGCCAACTTAGCACGACTCAAAGGTCGGGCAGCAGGAAGCAGATCTCTTCCCATCAAGTCTGGCAGTGGCTTTCGCGCATTCAGCTTATGCGTAGAACGAGTCGCAATCTTAGCAGAGTAGATGCTGTTCAGCCAATGGGCCAGGCGGTAACCGCCCTTGGCAATCTGTAACTCAATGGTTGGGATCACAGAGTTGTAATATGTCGGGTAGAGATCGCCTGTCTGCAAGGCTGCAGCACCGTTGGGCATGACAACGGTGCAGACAAAAGCATTAGCATCTGAAGCCCAGGCCGTAGCTGATCCGATGGGATCAGTCACGTCGCTGTCTGCGatccaagaagcagcttTGGACTTGTAAGAGCCAGACACGATATCAGAGATGAGTGTGTTGGCCCACGATTGCGCGTCGGTCAGGGCGTGGCCACCGATCAGCTTCTCGGGCATATAGGTGTCCCAGTCTGAATGCAGATTATCACCCGAGTACCCGTTAAAGGTGACCTTGATATCGTTTCCGCCAACTTCGTAGGCCTCATCGTGCAGTGGCTGGGTGATATCACCCAAAAAGTGGACGAGGAACTTGAGAGCCTCAGCCTTGTTTGCTTTTGTCAGACGGCTATCTCCTACACGTTGAGTGTAGTTGGCAACAGCGGAGATAGAGCACCCAGAACTTCCGCAGTCGCGGTCATAGTCGACATTGCAGTTTGTTGGTGGGCTGTCCTCTGCATCGATAAAGTGTAGAGGGGCAGACCATTTTCCAGCTGCAGTTGTGCGATAGGTGTCAGCCCACGAGGCGATGTTGGCAAGGTATGAGTCTGAGGTATCTCCCAGAACACCCTGTGCCCTATTCTGATATCAGTACATGTGAACTAGATAGCGCAGTGGTAAACGCTCACCAGGTGGCAACGTCATCGTCGAGGAAGTGCTGGGCAATGTAGGCAACAGTGGCATGACCTAAAACACCCCAACCATGAACAGCACGGATGGCTCCAGAGGCCAAGAGAAGAGATTTGAGCATCATGTTTAGATCAGACG
Coding sequences within:
- a CDS encoding probable nuclease S1 precursor — its product is MMLKSLLLASGAIRAVHGWGVLGHATVAYIAQHFLDDDVATWAQGVLGDTSDSYLANIASWADTYRTTAAGKWSAPLHFIDAEDSPPTNCNVDYDRDCGSSGCSISAVANYTQRVGDSRLTKANKAEALKFLVHFLGDITQPLHDEAYEVGGNDIKVTFNGYSGDNLHSDWDTYMPEKLIGGHALTDAQSWANTLISDIVSGSYKSKAASWIADSDVTDPIGSATAWASDANAFVCTVVMPNGAAALQTGDLYPTYYNSVIPTIELQIAKGGYRLAHWLNSIYSAKIATRSTHKLNARKPLPDLMGRDLLPAARPLSRAKLAREAMSGSCCGSGHSH
- a CDS encoding related to transaminase type I codes for the protein MVRITPFAVEQWMDAYETTPGVLNVAETCAASVSIDDLVAMSSGPAKSPIDTSIKLTYGAIPGSQTLRERIAVHCSTEGVQLAPEDVIVTQGAIGANFLALYTLIGPGDHVICVYPTYQQLYDTPRSLGAEVTLWKLKKENGFVPDVDELAGLIKPNTKMIIINNPNNPTGAPIPNSVIDRIAKVAEDKGIILFSDEVYRPLFHGGASGGDHTEVPKPVTTLGYHKTIATGSMSKGYALAGIRVGWIASRDRSIISAIMLARDYTTISVSQIDDQIARFALSPEVKPTLVQRNIALARTNAAILKEFMERYKSVCSWVEPMAGTTAFIRFNDKNGDPVDDVKLCLDLLDKAKLLFVAGSRCFGGDTDFRGYVRMGYVCETDVLVDGLKELGAYIDKVLL
- a CDS encoding probable brt1 protein translates to MSGFEAVYTPDACAPLPQFSQAVKYNGMVYCSGSIGIDPATDDLVPGSVTDRARMALKNLQVVLGAAGSSLDRVVKANVFLADMKDFGAFNTAWDEFFPTEPKPCRTCVAVHQLPLNTDVEIEVTAGYQL